The genomic stretch GGGAAGATCAACCaataaacttgtatgcatatatgcataacccatggacacagacaatggggtggtgagggcctggtcGTGGTGGGAGGGAGGATCGGAATGAGCTGTAAGagtttaatgggggaaaaaggaggacctatgtaatactttcaaccataaagattaaaggaaaaaaaaagaagacattataACTTAGACACTGCTTTGAAATCACCTTGTTTAACCAGGTTTCATTCTCCCTGTCATTCCTTTCATTTAGTAACTTCACATTTACTTAAATGTGTTCCTATATAGGTGCATGTATATTCACAAACAGTTGTGAAAAGACAAAGGTGAATAAAACAGGTGAAGCCTGTTTGGATCTGGCACTGTGATGTTGAAGACACAGTACAATGAAACAAATGTTTGCAGGACAACGTGCTCAGGCTTAAATTGTATGAACAAAGTTACTCACTGTAGAAGGAGGGCTCCTTATGGCATGTGCAGCATGTATTGCTCATGTCCTGGGAGGCCTTTGCGGGCACAACCTAATCAGAATTAGATTGTGCCCCTTGGTTTGtcaaaaatgagataaaaactcAAAGTCCAAGGAAAACAATGATGCCATCAACCGATTAAAAACTAACTGGTCAAGTAAATATAGAAGAGGCACAGGAAAAACTTGTCTTCTTCTGCTTGATGTTATGCCACCTGTGTtgtttttgtatatttccttttGTGAGTATTGGTTTGTTTATTggtaattttttactttgaatagTCAATCTGTAAGATGTTTCTTACCATATATTTATAACTACTTCTGTCTTttggagaaatttattttttctccttttctatttttgcttGGCCTCAAGGGGGTGCTATTAGTGTTGGAAAGCTGCTAGAACCCAAAGAAGATTTTGCTTCCTCATCATCTCTCAGGGACCACTTGAGCTCTTTAGATCTCTTTTGTTCCTCATGTgcattttatttctgtctctcccactatGTTTATTTAACCTATTGTTCATGTTTCTTTAAATACAGGGCAGAAAATGGGAATAGCAATATGAAGTCTCAAGCGTATTTGTCCATGGGAGGCTTCTGATATGAATATCTAGGTActatttctaaattcttttaaGAAAAGATACTTGATGTAGACTTAATCTGGAACATGGTCTATAGTCAACATACAGGATGTCCCCctcaaaatgtacacacactgtaCAATCTGGTAGCTCAATGTATCTACTCGTAGCCTACATagtgcaggagggagggagaaggacaggGACACAACAGATGAAGGGGCCCTGGTGTGTTTTGTGTTTGCCTTAAATACTGAGAGCAGTCCTCAGAGCAGAAGTACCTTGACTCATATATTCTAGAGGTGGAagtccctcagtgtggcctgtgggaatcgggctgaaaccagcagtccaacactgcGTGCTGCTcttgcctgctgctcctgctcatcctggctttgctgtgcctgccactgccacttggTAGGCTCGCTGCGGCTCCGCTGCAGTCTCCGGGCTGTGGTGGCCAGCAgtaagccctgcatctggcacccattggtcagctgagcagtgctgccactgtgggaacgcactgaccaccagggggcagctcctgcattgagcgtctgctccctggtggtcagtgcacatcatcgcGACCAGTCGAATGAtcaaatggtcacttagacttttatacatatagatgtgaCTCTAAAATTAAGAGAAGGTAACAAGGAGGAGATCCTTTTCATTTCACTGGATGCTTTTGCAACCAGATTAATAAAGTGCAACATTTACCTAGTGTGCACAAGGCACCCCCTATGACTTGAAGTTTCAACAGCAACATGCAGGCTACCttgttttttactattttctgACACCATCTCTCACCCTGCTCTGCCTTGCTCATTCCCCCAGATACACTGGGTCATTTTGGGCATTGATTTTCTAAAACAAGCAtcttcctcagggcctttgcactggctgatccttttgtctgccaagaacaCCCCTCTTAGTCTCCTGCTTATTCTTCACTGAGGTGTCTGTTTAACTGTCATCTGTTGGCAGGTCTTGGCTAAACTCTGTAAAATGGAACACTGTCTGTGCATTATCTTCATTTAATgtgatttacttttctttatagcaTCTTCACCATTGGATATGtgatattatcatttttatttgattattttttttgtcattagttTATAGAGACTTTTCTTTTTCAGCATTGCATATTgtgaacagtgcctggaacatggtCTATAGTCAAGATACTGGATGTCGCCCTCaccctcaaaaatgtatacacactgtacaATATGATAgctgaattttataaattaaatgcattttaataaatattacctttattattattcaaagtgtgagttacatttttggggacaccttatAGATACCTCAAGTGAATGAAACATACCCTCAATAAAACAGCAATACGTATTATGTTTGAAGAATTGGTTGAtggtaaaaaaggaaattctaatGAGAAATGGCAATAGAGATGACTTAATGGGAACTAGATCATATGCCAAATATAGAAATCATTTTCCTGATTGTAAAATTCAAATGTGTCGTTTATTCTCATTTACTAATGCTTGCTAATGTGAAAATTAGttattccattttttcttttcttttttttttttttttttttttggcagtcaCCTTTAACACATGGAACAAGGCAATGGTACAGAAGtttcagaatttcttcttctgggACTTTCACAGGCACTGGAACTGCAGCCACTCATATTTGGActtttcctctccatgtaccTGATCACTGTGTTtggaaacctgctcatcatcctggccatcagctcagactcccacctccacacacctatGTACTTCTTTCTCTCCAACTTGTCCTTGGTAGACATCTGTTTCTCCTCCACCACTGTCCCAAAGATGCTATGGAacatccagacacagagcaaagcCATCACCTATGAAGGCTGCATCactcagatatatttttatatcctctTTGCAGTGTTGGACAACTTTATCCTGACCGTGATGGCCTATGACAGGtatgtggccatctgccaccccctGCACTACTTGGTGATCATGAACCGCCAGCTCTGTGGACTGCTAATTCTGGTGTGCTGGATCTTGAGTGCCCTACATTCCTTGTTACATAACTTAATGGTGTTGCGTCTGTGCTTCTGCTCAGACTTGGAAATCCACCACTTTTTCTGTGAACTCAATCGGGTGCTCCAACTTGCCTGTTCTGACACTTTTCTTAACAAcgttatgatttattttttaactctgtTGCTGGGCTTTGGACCCCTTGCTGGAATCTTTTACTCATACTCTAGGATCGTTTCCTCCATACGTGCAATCTCATCAGCTCAGGGAAAGTATAAAGCATTTTCTACCTGTGCATCTCACCTCTCAGTTGTCTCCTTATTTTATTGTACTTGCCTAGGAGTGTACCTCAGCTCTGCTTCTTCCCAGAGCTCATACTCAAGTGCAACAGCCTCGGTGATGTACACCGTGGTcacacccatgctgaaccccttcatctacagtctGAAGAACAATGACATAAAGAGGGCCCTAGAAAGATTCTTTGGCAGGTAAGGTAACTATAGCAGTCTGAAGAAGTGCCCATAAAAGCAGGGTTCAAAGCCTCAGAGCCTGATGTTCTGACACAAATAAAGCCAATCTTTGGCTCATACATAATTCTCACTTAACTGATGAGTTAACATAAATTACTTTAgcataatttattcttttatgacATATATCATTCCAAgtaattttccattattttcctcAAATAATAGTCATGTATTATCCTATTCCTATGGACAAAATGCACTTGGATACTAAGGGCATTTGCATAATTTTATTGTACAGGAAAATCTGAGACCCCAGTTTTCACTTATATGCTCATCACCATTTTCTATAGCACTATCATTATTGTTATCCTTGATAATGTAGACTTTAACATGCTAGTATGTTTTATAGCTCATCTCCTGGTTTTATAGTCTTCATTCAGCTGTATGTCCCCATGCTTATCATAGCCACTGGCAAAAATTGACTATCTAACTCATGTTTCCAAGAAGCGTCTACATGGAAATGTAAATAGACTGATCTAATATGGTTAGAGTCTTAAGTGTTCTTAAATATgatgaagcaaaaataaacatac from Eptesicus fuscus isolate TK198812 chromosome 6, DD_ASM_mEF_20220401, whole genome shotgun sequence encodes the following:
- the LOC129149282 gene encoding olfactory receptor-like protein OLF4, which codes for MEQGNGTEVSEFLLLGLSQALELQPLIFGLFLSMYLITVFGNLLIILAISSDSHLHTPMYFFLSNLSLVDICFSSTTVPKMLWNIQTQSKAITYEGCITQIYFYILFAVLDNFILTVMAYDRYVAICHPLHYLVIMNRQLCGLLILVCWILSALHSLLHNLMVLRLCFCSDLEIHHFFCELNRVLQLACSDTFLNNVMIYFLTLLLGFGPLAGIFYSYSRIVSSIRAISSAQGKYKAFSTCASHLSVVSLFYCTCLGVYLSSASSQSSYSSATASVMYTVVTPMLNPFIYSLKNNDIKRALERFFGR